In the Ruegeria sp. HKCCD4315 genome, AACCGATGCGGGCGCGCCGCAAGGCCCTGTCCGTTGTTGCCGTGCCTTGTATCAGGCTGCTCTGCGCGCTGTGGAAAATGCTGTCCGAGAACGGTCTGGCGCTGGAAAAGGTTGTCTCGGTTCAGGAAGACACAGTCATGGTGGGATCCCGCCCGCGCCCGCTGAACACGAAAGTGGCCGAGGGGGAAAAGGCCCCAAAGCCACCTCTGATGTCGGGGCGTTTCATTTCTGCGGGGTTTGATTGGGTGCTCCGGTCGTTGGCCGAAATGTGTTTCGACTATGAAAAGATCGACCGTCCAGGCTAGACCCTGCGGCGCGTAGGGCAGGGGGCGCACTGAAATAAAGAGAAACACCCGAAGTATCAGCGACTTAAGCGGCCTATGCTTCGGGTGTTTCGATGTTTTCAGAGACCAGGGTCCGGGGCCGTGCCCGGTTCAGCTGGCCTGTGCGCGGGCGATCTGCCGCCCTGGTTTCTCCAGTCCGCGTTCTGTCAGGGATTCCTCGAAATCCTGCGCCAGAGCCTCGCGGTCATGGCTGTCGAAATACCAGCGGATCGTACGGTCCAGCCCGTCCGAGAAGCTGACTTCGGGCTCCCAGTCTAACAGGGTCTTGGCCAGGCTGTTATCGGCCACCCGGTTGTATGGGCCGGTTGGTTTGCTCAGATCTCGCTTGATCTCGGCATCGCGGTTGGTGCGCTCAAGGATCATCTGTGCGGCCTGCAAAACGGATGTGCGTTCCATTGTGCCCAGGTTGATCGCGGTGCCGTCCTCGATCCGCTCAGCTGCGCGGATCGTGCCTTCGACGATATCCGATACATAGGTCCAGTTGCGGATCTGTTCTCCGGTACCCCAGACGATAAAGGGGTTCTGCTGCAGGAACGCCCGCCCGATCATTGCAACCACCGCGTGGTTAGCCGGGCAGCGTTCGCCATAGGCGGTGAAATAGCGCACCGAGGCGCATTTGAACCCATGCTCTTCGTGATAGGCCTTGAGCGACAGCTCTGCCATCAGCTTGGCCCAACCATAAAGGTCATCGGCCTCATAGGGCGGTTTCACCAGATCTTCGGTCAGATACAGGGTCTCGCTGGGGTCAGCCTGGATGCTGGTCGGATAGACACAGCCCGAGGACGCGAAGGTAAATTGTTCAACCCCGGCCTTGTGCGCCTCGCGGATCATGATGCTGTCCAGCGCCAGATTGGTCGAACAGGCCGCCTGGTGGGTGCTGATATAGCCGCGCCCGCCATGGGTGGCGGCCAGGTGAAACACGACATTCATGTCCGATACGGCCTTGGCGGCGGTTGTCGGGTCCAGCAGGTCAGCCTCGGCAAATTCCACCCGGCCGCTTTGCAGGACGTCGTCGATATTTTCGCGAATTCCGCTGGAAAGGTCGTCAACAACCCGGACATATGCGCCGCGCTTGACCAGGCTTTCCACAAGATGGGATCCGATAAAAGAACACCCGCCTGTCACGAGCACGTTCTTTGAAGACCAATCCATTTTTCAATCCTTTCAAACCAACTCAATCTGTACATTCGCCGCCCGCGCAATCCGATGGCCGCAGAAAACCGGGCCAGCTTGGGCAAACGCCGATAAAACAATGAACGCTCCACCGTTCCGATGAAAACTCTGACGGCAAAAATCCCGCCCGTCAACAACCCCGATTGACAGCTTTTGCTGCGTGTGCACGCTTTTGTTTCAGACGGCCGGGTCGTGTGGAATTTGCGATCGAATGGCCGCCGTCGGAAACCTGTTTGCCAGCAACGGAATGTCGATGAAACGAGAGTTCACCACCAGCGTGGCCTGGAGCACAGCAGCCAGCTGGGTGGAGCAAATTGCAGCAGCCCTTATTTTTCTGGTCATTGCCAAGCTGATCGGGGTGGAAAGCTTTGGCATTGTTTCGATGGCGTTTGCCTTCCTGTTTCTGGGTGAGTTTCTGGTCCGTGACACGATCGCTGAGGCCATCGTCGAGCGGCACAAAATTGAACCCGGACGGCTCGAGGCCACCTTTGCTGTTCTGATGGCCCTTTCCGTGGTGATCGTTCTTGTTTTGGTGGTAATCGCGCATATCGCGGCGATTGTTTACAAAGAGCCAATTGTCACCCCGCTGCTGATTGCGGCCAGCCCGACCGTTCTGATGATCGCCGCGGCGGGGGTTCCGCTGGCGCTGCTCAGGCGGCGGTTGGCATATAAGACACTGGCGATCCGCACGGTTGTCGGGGTGATGCTGGGGGGGAGCGTGGGCATCGGGATGGCGCTGAACGGGTTTGGCGCCTGGAGCCTTGTGGGTCAGCGCCTGACCGAAATTGCGGTCAACAGCCTTCTGACCTTTATCGCAGCAGGGTGGGTGCCCAGAAAATGGCCTTCCCGGTCTGAACTGGCGCTGGTGCGGGGACTGGGGCCTCGGGTTCTGCAATTGCGGTTTGTGACACTGGTCATCTTTCAGACACCAACTGTCATGCTGGGTTATTTTGCCGATCCGCGTGCGGTGGGCTTGTTTGCCTTTGCCGCGCGGCTGGCCGAGATCGTTCTGACCGTGTTTGTCAAAAACCTTCAGGGCGTGGCGCAATCGGTCGTAGCCGAGCTGCGCCGCAAGCGGGACGCGACGGCGGGATTTTATCTGGACCTGACTGAACTTGCCGCTATCAGCGGCTTTGTGGCCTATGCGGGTTTGGCCCTGATTTCTTATCCTTTGGTCGAACTTCTTCTGGGCCCCGACTGGCGCGAGGCCGGTCAGATCCTGCCTTTCTTGTGCCTGGCTTATGCGGTGATTTCTCTGACGTCCATTCAAGAGGCCTATCTGCTGGCCGTCGACAGGCCGAAACCCTTTTTATGGGCTACCCTTGCAGAGGCCGTCCTTGGCCTGATCCTGATTGCCTTGGCCAGCCGGTACGGCCCGGTTGCAACCGCTGCTGCCGTGGCGGTACGGGCACTGGTGGCCCTACCGCTGCGCATGAGGGCGACCCATGTGCCCGAGGGCATTTCGGCCCTGCAGTTTCTGCGTGTCCTCAAGGCACCGCTGGTCCTTGCCGCAGGGATGTCCTTGATTGTCGGGACATGGCGGCTGGCGATGCTTGGTCATATTCCCGATGCGCTTTATGTTGCGTCGGCAATTCTGATCGGGGCCGGATCTGTGGGTTTGATCCTGTTTTGCTTCATGCCGGGCGCTGTTGCCCGGCTGCGCACGTTTACGCATGCCTCGCCATGAAGGGGGGTGGGATGTTAAAGTTGGTTTTAAAATGAAACGTCCCGGGGAGAGCCGCCATTGATCCGAAAGCTGTTCCTCGTCGTTGACGTATAGGGTGTTTGAGTACCATCAGGTTGTGACCGGAGGTCCGCTGATGACACATCGCGGTTTTTTGGGGATTTTTCGGCAAAAGGGATTGGGTCTGTAATTGTGTTACGAGTGAGATTGGTATGATGAACGATGCGCAGAATGTGACGGGCTCAGAGGGTAGCCCACTGATCCTGCCCAGGATTGCCCTAGGGCTTTGCGCCATGGCCCTGTTTGTGCTTGCCCTGACCGGGGCTGTCAGCCCGGCGGCTTTGTCTCGTGTCGAATACTGGTGGCTGATGATTGCCTCGGTTGCGGTGCTTGCGATCAGCGTCACCTTGCGTACGCCCTGGCAGCTGGCTGGTCTGGCCGCTGCGCTTTTTGTGGCCGGGCTGGGGGCGCAGCTGGCTATACGAAGCCCGGTCTGGTTTCAGCATGTCCGTTTTTCGCCGCCGCTTTTCGTATATTCCATGCTGGCCGTGATCGCGGCCCAGGGGGCCGCGACCGCGCTGGTATGGTGGCGGCACAGGCTTGTGGGTCACGTCATCCGGGCGTGTTCAGATCTGGGGTGGGTGCGTGTGGTTCTGTTCCTGCTGGTGATGGTTGCGGCGTCAAAGGGGGTGATGGATTTCATCGCCTCTGAAACCTATCCCAGACTGGTTAAACATGTGATCATCGGTTCCCTATTCGCGGGCCTGAACCTTGCAAGTTTCGTCGCCATTCTGGCCGCCATGCCAGCAGACAGGCTGACCGGCCTGAGCACGCGGCTTGCGAAATCGCTCAGCCTGCCCGGAAGCGGCGATGAGATACGCAGATTTGACCGGGCCTTTCCCTATTGCCTGGCGATCGGGCTTTTCCTGATCTCAACCCTGATCAGCTTGGCGGCGTTCAGGGGCGTGCCGCATCTGGACGATATTCTATATGTCTTCCATGCCCGCTATCTTGCCGACGGTCTGGTGACGCTGCCGATCCCACCGTCAACCGACGCATTCGACCACTACCTGATGGACAGCTATCAGGACCGATGGTTTGTGACCACGTTTCCCGGTTGGCCGGTGCTATTGGCCTTTGGTCTGCAGATCGGAATGCCCTGGATCGTCAACCCGTTGCTGGCGGCCATCAGCGTGCTGCTGCTGCATCGCTTTATGAGGGTGCTGACCGATCGGGGGACCGCCAATCTTGCGGCCCTGCTTATGGCGATCTCGCCCTGGTACATCTCGATGGCGGCGACGCAGCTGATCCATACCTTCACCTATGCTTTGATCCTGGGGGCCTGGGTCCTGTTGTTGAAGGCACGGGAACGCCCCTCGGTTCTCTTGCCGTTTATTGCCGGGGCGCTTTTGGGGTGGCTTGTGATGACCAGACCGCTGGAAGGGTTCTACATGGGGGTGCTGACGGGGCTGTGGACGCTGAGTTTTCTGAAAGACAAACGTCATTGGCAGACCGTCATTGCCTTTGGTCTGGGCTGTATCGCGGTCGGGGGGCTGATTTTTCCTTATGTGATCCACCTGACCGGAGATGCGTTCTCGACCCCGTTGAACACCTATTACGACAAGTTCTGGGGTCCGGGATCCAACGCATTGGGATTTGGCCCTGATATCGGCGCACCCGATTGGGGCAATGTCGACGTCTTCAAGGGGCACAGCCCGTTGGAAGCCCTGATCAACGCGCAGCAGAACCTGTATGAGCTCAACTTCTCATTGTTCGGTTGGGGTGGGACATCGCTGGCCTTCGCGCTGTTCTTCGTCTTGTGGGGCCAATGGACCCGACTGACCGCCGCGATGGCCGTGATCATCGTTGTGACGGCCGGGTTTTACGCCCTGTTCTGGTTCTATGGCGGGTTTTTTGCCGGACCACGCTATTGGTTCATGATGATCGTGCCGCTGCTGATCCTGACCGCCTTTGGGGTGGTGAGTGCTGTGCAGAGGTTGACCCGCATCTACCCTGCGGCTCTGGTGGCGCAGCGGATCGGCGGCGGGATTGTCCTGTTGTGCCTGTGCTCGGTTCTGGTGTTCGAAAGCTGGTTGGGGTTCAACCGATACCCCGGGATCAATGGCTATCACGCGGAATATCAGGACCTTGCCCGGCAGGAGCAATACCGTAACAGTCTGATGTTCATCTCGACAGATGTGGACAAAGAGTTCGGCAGCGCCTTCTGGCTGAACGATTTCAGCGCCACTTCGGACAGCCCTCTTTTTGCGCGTGATCTGGGACCTGAAAGCAATCGTGACATTGCCGCAGCTTATCCGGACCGGGTGATCTTCTTCGTCGATGGGCGTTCATCAACCCGGGATCGGGTGGCGGTGATCAGCGGCCCCGTCTCTCTGGCTGATTTGGAGTAACGCCGCCCGTGCAGGGCTGCTGCGGTCCCGGCAATGGCTGGGGTCGGACCCTCTGACGGAGTGTCAGAAATACTCCTTCAGTCTCTTGGAGCGTTTGATGTCGGAAGGCAGCGCAATCAGGTGCCGCGCCAGTCGGGCGAGGGTTCTCATGCCCGGAATGGCTTTCAGCGCCGACATGCTCTGAGATTTGTTCAGAAACTGCTCATAGGCCTGGTTGTCGGCGTGCCGGAAATCCTTTGCATCGAGGTCCTTTCCGCCATTGTCGGTTGGGGCCGAGGCGACGGAGGTTGCCTTGCGGTTTACTTCGAACACGACGAAAGATTCATAGAAACGGATCCCCCAGACCCGCTTTTCTGACGCCTCGGAGACCAGCTTGGAAAAGCGTTTGTTGATGCGATCCACCATGTTTGTGGCGTATTTTATGAATGAGCGGCTCTTGAACCCGAACCCTTCCATGTAAGAGGTGTGGGTGTCCTCGACGACCAGCAGACCGCCTTCGCGGATATGCGGCAGCAGGCATTCGGTGGTGATGATCTGTTGTTCGTATGTGTGGCCGCCATCATCCAGAAGGATGTCAATTTCGCCGACCTGTTTGGCCAAATTTTCCAGAAAGTCCGGATCGCTCTGGCTGCCTATGAAGATTTCGAACCCTTCCTGTTCCCATCGCTTTGCCTCGGGGTTCAGCTCAACGCCGATGATGCGGGCCTGGGGGCCAAAGAACTCGCGCCACATGAACAATGAGCCACCGCCCAGAACCCCGATCTCGATAAAGGTGATGTCCTTGCCGATATAGGGCGTAAAAAGCGTGTCATACACATCGAAATAGGTGCTGTGTTTTTTACTTTTATAGGGACTGTTCTGATAGGCCTGATAGCTTTTGGAGTTCATCATCACGTTTGCCTTGGATCGTACCATTTAAGAAATCTACAGAGTTGGGCGCAGCTCGGGGTTTCTGGATCTGAGCTTATCGAAAGAAACAGGGGGCGGGCGCAAAATCCTCATTTTCGGGTCATGATAATGGCGTAGGACGAATAGAACGACCATTCTTTGCGGGCGCACATGCGTGACAGACCCGCATCCAGCTGCCGCAGACCGAACAGCTTATCATAATAGTGGTGCCCGTAATACTCATGCACCTTGATGTCGGAAAACCCGACATCCGCCAGCGCGTTCTGCATATACCGGGTCGAACCGCGACACAGCGAGTAATAGGCAGGGAATTTGCCAGTGTTCTTGTTGTCGAAGCGCCGGGGCTGCAACAGTTGAACCGCCTTGCGGGTGAGCTGTTCGGGAAACAGCCAGTTGATCAGGAAAGGCGAGGCAAAGATGGTCGGAACCAGGTGAATGGCCAGGCCGCCATCTGCCAGAAGATGGTGCATGTTTTTGTGGAACTGCTTGCCGTCCGGCATGTGCTCGCCGCAGAATTTCGACATGATCAGGTCGAATCTCTGGTCCACATGGCTGACATCGCCACAAGCATTGATCTGTAATGTGTCGAATTCATCCGAGACGTGGGCCAGTTCTTCGGCGCTGATGTCGCTGATGGTAAAGGACTGGACATGATCGGGCAGGGGTCTGTCGCTGGTCGAACGGCTGGTTGTCCCGCCGATTTCCATGATCCGGGCCGGTTTTTCATTCGTGATGACGTCCCAGATCGTATCCAGGTAATCCCGCCTGCATTCGGTATGCCAGCGTATGTCCGATGTCGCCATTCATTCCTCCGAAACCCGGCTTTGGATGCAGCGCTTCACCAAAAGCCAAAAATATTTACCAACGCCTTGCGCCCGCCACAGAAAACAGGCGCGACAAAGAAGCTCTTTTTAATACATGTGGCACGGATGTGCCGTGATCGTCTGACTGATCTTTTAGATGAATGAATGCAACTCCTAAAGACAGATGCCCAGAGGTTTGCACGTTTTGCGCGACATGGGGTCGGAAAAGACCTGAGCGGGCCCCAGAAACTGAAGCCCGCTCATGTCATGGTAATCAATCACCCTCGTTTGGGGGGATTTTTGCCGTCAGGCGAACAAATCATAAAGGTGTCCAAAAGACCCTTCGAAGGTATTCGCATCATCTTCAGTTGCAAAGAAGTCACCGAAGCCCCGGACCTGTTCCTGACCGCCCGTATACCAGCCGAAGCCTTGGGGTATATTGTAGGCGCTGTTGTCATCGGAAAAGGTTTGAAACTGCCTGGCGGCTTGATTGACGAACAGGTTGATCTGGTCTGGTGCGTCGTTGTTCCGGTCCAAATTCATGAACTGGAAGTTGTCACGAAGGCCACCATCCCTGTTTGACACTGCCGCAAAAAGATTTCCGCTCTGGCTGGCATTGTTCGCCGTCGCAAAAAGGCTGTTGCTTTGGCCGGCATTGTTTGCTGCCGCAAAAAGATTGCCGTTTTGGTTCGCGTTGAAGGAGAACCAGGAATTGAAATCGGGTTCTGAGCTGCCTCCGCCCCGATGCAGGTCGATGGCAACGTAGACGGCTTCGGGCCCGACACTTCCTCCTGAAGTGTCGATCGGTGTGGCGGGGGGGGTACTCCCAACAGTTGACTGACCGGTGCTGGGTTGCTGCTGCCCGCCAGTTGTCTGCTGATTGTCGACAATCGGTTGTCCGGTGCCCGTATCGGGCTGATCTGGATCGGTTGCGGGTTGGTTCGAGCCTGTATCGGGTTGGTCAGCGCCGCTCGCGGGTTGATCCGGGTCTGTTGTGGGTTGGTCCGTTCCCGGCTGATTTGCAGGAGGCGGGGTCGGACTAATGGAAGGCTGACTCCCTCCGTTCGTCGGAGGAGACACGGGCGTATTGCTCGTCAGCAAGTCCAGAGAGGTGCCCGGAGGATTGGTGGTATAGAGCGAGCCTGCGCCCAATGTGTCGGCCAGGCTGCCAAGTTTGACGACATACTGGGTATAGCCGTTCGCCTGCGCGGTTGCCTGATAAGTAAAGTTCTGAGCATATTCGCCAGGCTGGATCAGGGCGTTGTTGGACACGTTCCAGTCGGATTGCCCTGTGTACCCACGTACCTGCGACGCGATATTGTAGTCGATCGTCACATTCTTAGAGCCCGAGGTCACGTTGATCACCGGGATCTCGATGCCACCGGTCAGAGAGGCCACATCCAGATGCAGGACCGAGTTCTGCGTGATTGTCAGCCCGTTCGCGCCATCAATGGAAATACCGTGGAAGTGGCCATTATAGATGGTGTTGCCCTGAATCAGCACGTTGTGATGCATGACATTCGGGTCGCTGGTATCTTTGCCGTCGCCTCCCATCCAGATGGTCTGGGTGTGGTCGCCATTGCCCATGTCAAAGATGTTGTCGCGGATGGTGATATTATCGCTGCCGCTGCCGTTGGCGCGCTGCACCTGGATCATGTCGCGATGATCGCTTGCCCCTGGCATCGCGCCAAAATCGTGGAAGTAGTTCTGGGCGACCAGAATGTTGTCGACATTGTCAAACACCAGACCGTCAGACCGGATGGAGTGGATATTGGTGCTGACGACGTCGACCCCGTCAGAGTTGGTGGCGATGACGCCTTTCCACCAGCTTTTGAATTCCGAATTAGTGACCGAGACATTGTCAGAGCTTTTGATGCCCAGCCCGACCCCGGTGCCCGCACCACCGGAATAATCCCCATCGAAGACCGAATTGGTGAAGGTAATGTTCGAGCTGTAGTTCACAGAAAACGGGCGTTGGAAATAGTAATCCCCGGTGCTGTAGGAGTAGTCGAAGTTGATGCTGTCGAACGTGATGTTCGAGGCCTGGTTCAGCTTGACCGTGGAAAAGCTGGCCGGGGCATTCGGATCGGCAGACTTGATTGTTACGGTCGACGCGAACTGAGTCCCGTTCAGGCTCAGATCCCCATAATCGCCTGCCGCAAGCAGAATTGTTTCGCCTCCGGTCGCCTGTGACAGAGCCTGGTTCAGCTCTGCTGCGGAGGATACTGTGATTGTTGTAGACATTCTACACCTTCTGAGTTCGTAAGCGCCCGAAAGCGCACATGATCCCGCTCACCCAGATCGGAGGAAACAGTCGCGCGACGGCGACACAGAGGCCAAAGTGCGGCTATATTTTGAAACTTGTGCCTGTTTGTAGACAATGTTGTCTAAATGCTCTGGATTTGTGAGCGTGCACGAAACTCGATACCGGGAATTGTTCCTCTTCCCTTAGCGGTTGTCGGACAATTCGCAAATTGATTCCCCTATCGCAACAATGGACACATAGCTGCCACAATTCAGGCGTGTCCTCGCGTATATCCACCAGGTGTCGGCAGGTAATTGCCCGGTGCCGTAAGGGAAGCCTGGGCCTTGCCTTTGGTGGGGCCGGTGGGGGTGCAATCGTGGGGTGGTACTCGGGTGGGGCAAGTCGCGCCTTGATAGACAGCGCCCAAAGCCTCGCCTACACTTTCCCACAGGTAGTGATTTGAAAGGTGCGTCATGTTTGGATCAAGGCTTCTTGCCCTGACGGGAGGGGTCGTTTTTCTTCTGAGTTCCGCATTGGCTGCAGAGACATCCTGTGCGACCGATGATTTCAAAATCGGACTGCCCCCCGCTGCGGCAGGGCAGGCTGTGTCAGATGCAGGATCCCTGGCGGCTGCGTTGCAACAGGCCCAGGGCGGCGAGACCTTTCTGCTGGCACCGGGGGATTACGGCGCCTTGAACCTGCGCAAGTCGTTCCAGTCGCCGGTGGTGATCCGTTCGGCGAACCCCGATAAACCCGCCTGTTTCACCGGGCTGAACCTGAAAGGGTCCAGGAATGTGACACTCGAAGGGCTCTATTTCGATTACACCTTCCGGGAAGGAGACCCGCATTTCACCGTTCCCTTCAAGGTCAGCAACAGCGAAAACATCAAGATCACGCATTCGGTTCTGGATGGTGATTATGCCTATGGGACCAACTCTGTCATCGACGGCAAGGCCTATGGGATCGGGCTGCGCATTCTTGAAAGCAACAATGTCCAGGTGATCGCGTCAGACCTGCGCAAATGGTGGGCAGCGGTTCTGACGATCCGGTCGGGGGGGCTGGTGTTCGCGGACAATCAGATCCACATCATCCGGTCAGATGGGATCGATATTGATGCCGCAACGGGGCTGACCATAGCGAGCAACCATTTCTTTGATTTCCAAAGGGCGGTGGGGTCGAAAGATCACAGCGACATGATTCAGATCATGCGGGTCACGCCCCGGGGGTCATCCGACATCGTCATTCGCGACAATATCTTTGATGTTGGTCGGGGCGACTACACGCAGACCATCTGGGCTGGTCAGGATGGAAAGGATATCAATCTGCCCGTCATGCGGCATCGCAACGTGCTGGTTGAAAACAACATGATCTACAATGCGCATATCCACGGCATATCGATTCATGGATCGGACAATATCTCGATCCGAAAAAACTCGCTGATCCATGTCCCCGGCGGCCATTCCTCTCCGGCAATCAACATCTCGTCCGACTCCAGCTCTGTGGTGATCGAACAGAATGTCACCTCGCAGATCATTGGATATGAAGGGCAGCGTGACTGGGTGGTGCTCAACAATGCCATTGTACAAAGCGAAAGCCCGTCGAAGAATGGCTTCTATGACAGTCAGTTCATTTACTATGCGCTTGGGAAGAGGCAGGGGTATAACGAATATGGCGTGCGCCCCGGCAGTCTTGTTGACAGTCTGAAGGCCGGATCGACATTGGCGGAAAGCTATCCAACACAAAAATGAGACATGATGACAGGTATGTCTGTACCCAGAATTGCATCCCCCCGCAGGCAGGCGTTTGAATGACGGTGCGCGTGGCAACCCAGACCGACACTCGGACAACAGGGCCGCTGGTCCTGATGCTATTGCTCGTATCGTTTGCAATGCCGTTCTATTTCCAGTTCCTCGGGCTGAGGCTCAGCGGGTACCGGCTTATTCTGCTTGTCTTCATGATCCCGGCTGTCTTGGGATGGCTGACGGGCAAGGCTGGCAAGATACGGTCAATTGATCTGCTGGTCGTGGCGTTTGCGTTCTGGGCCAGCCTGAGCTTTTTGGTCAACCATGGGGTTGTCGAGCTCTGGCAGTTTGTCGGGATCTTCATGATCGAAACATTGGTGCCCTATTTCATCGCCCGCACGTATATCAGGTCATTGGCGGCGTTTCGGTATTTTGTGAAATGGTTCCTGATCGTCATTCTGATCCTGCTGCCCTTTGCCATATTCGAGACCGTGACGGGCAAGACCCCGCTTCTGGATATCTTCGGTAAAGTGCTGAGCGTCTATCAGAAATGGGTGTTCCCGCCCCGGTTGGGGCTGTTGCGGGCGCAAACGACGATGCCGCATCCGATCCTGTTCGGGGTGTTCTGTGCCCCGGCCTTTGCCCTGTGCTGGTATGTACTTGGTTGGGGGAAATCCCTGTCCTCGAAACTGGGCTACGTGTCCATCGTTGGTGGGGCTGTGTTCTGCTCGCTGTCGTCCGGGGCATTCCTGAACGTCATCATTCAGGGCGCGCTGATGGGCTGGAACTGGACGTTCCGCTTTGTGAAAAGCAAGTGGAAGATCCTGCTGTCCGG is a window encoding:
- a CDS encoding O-antigen ligase yields the protein MATQTDTRTTGPLVLMLLLVSFAMPFYFQFLGLRLSGYRLILLVFMIPAVLGWLTGKAGKIRSIDLLVVAFAFWASLSFLVNHGVVELWQFVGIFMIETLVPYFIARTYIRSLAAFRYFVKWFLIVILILLPFAIFETVTGKTPLLDIFGKVLSVYQKWVFPPRLGLLRAQTTMPHPILFGVFCAPAFALCWYVLGWGKSLSSKLGYVSIVGGAVFCSLSSGAFLNVIIQGALMGWNWTFRFVKSKWKILLSGFGLLMLIAEIGSNRNVFEIFATHMTLTPGTAWARINTFNFATDDIMRNPIFGIGLNDWTRPAWMYLLNSVDNFWLVITMRHGFPGLFLLLGSVIAIYTQLVRKPLTGALADARLGYLISLTGLCVSAVTVHLWDSTFCFLMFLLGACVWILDADETQDGEASALPEADEQKTMRYTRFPKDLPRPETQGDAPAQVARVARSSGRRRRAPPPRTVRAR